From the genome of Thermodesulfobacteriota bacterium, one region includes:
- the groES gene encoding co-chaperone GroES, translated as MKIRPLQDRVIVKRLEEEEKTKGGIIIPDSAKEAPAEGKVVAVGPGKKEDGKVTPLDVKAGDRILFSKYAGTEVKIEGEEHLIMREEDILGVVQK; from the coding sequence ATGAAGATCAGACCGCTTCAGGACCGGGTCATAGTTAAGAGGCTCGAGGAGGAGGAGAAGACCAAGGGGGGCATCATCATCCCGGACAGCGCCAAGGAGGCCCCTGCCGAGGGCAAGGTGGTAGCCGTGGGCCCCGGGAAGAAGGAGGACGGCAAGGTAACCCCGCTTGACGTCAAGGCCGGCGACAGGATCCTTTTCAGCAAGTACGCCGGGACCGAGGTAAAGATAGAGGGCGAGGAGCACCTTATAATGAGGGAAGAGGACATCCTCGGCGTCGTCCAGAAGTAA